From the genome of Malus sylvestris chromosome 6, drMalSylv7.2, whole genome shotgun sequence, one region includes:
- the LOC126626856 gene encoding probable serine/threonine-protein kinase PBL21 isoform X2 — protein MSCFSCFSPHRKDVSKVEIDNGTRSSGSGRGRGNSNDSECGRGKGSNGQKNVARSFTFRELAAATKGFREVNLIGEGGFGRVYKGRLDAGQVVAIKQLNHDGVQGFQEFIVEVLMLSLLHHTNLVTLIGYCTDGDQRLLIYEYMPRGSLEDHLFDLSPGQEPLSWDTRIKIAVGAARGLEYLHCKANPPVIYRDLKSANILLDDEFNPKLSDFGLAKLAPVGDKTHVSTRVMGTYGYCAPEYAMSGKLTLKSDIYSLGVVMLELITGKKAIDCSKRPGEQNLVSWSHPFLKDRRKFVQLVDPLLQGRFPVRCLHHAIAITAMCLQEQPTFRPLITDIVVALEYLASQSHKPDPRKAGVHSPFSASPSQQNRDIVSQDSYCRMSSTSI, from the exons ATGAGTTGCTTTAGTTGCTTCAGTCCTCACCGGAAAGATGTTAGCAAGGTCGAAATCGATAACGGCACTCGATCCTCCG GTAGTGGGAGAGGCAGAGGAAATTCCAATGACAGCG AGTGTGGGAGGGGAAAAGGCAGCAACGGACAGAAAAATGTGGCACGGAGTTTCACATTTCGCGAACTTGCAGCAGCCACCAAAGGCTTCAGGGAAGTGAATTTGATTGGGGAAGGAGGTTTTGGAAGAGTTTACAAAGGCCGGCTTGATGCAGGCCAG GTTGTCGCAATTAAACAACTTAATCATGACGGTGTTCAAGGGTTCCAAGAATTCATCGTCGAGGTTCTCATGTTAAGCCTGCTACACCATACAAATCTGGTCACCTTGATTGGCTACTGTACTGACGGAGATCAGAGACTCTTAATCTATGAGTACATGCCAAGGGGTAGCTTGGAAGATCATCTTTTTG ATCTTAGCCCTGGTCAAGAGCCACTGAGTTGGGACACTCGAATTAAGATAGCTGTTGGTGCGGCACGGGGCCTTGAATACCTCCACTGCAAAGCTAACCCACCAGTTATCTACCGTGACTTGAAATCAGCAAATATACTGCTGGATGATGAATTCAATCCAAAGCTTTCAGATTTTGGGCTTGCTAAACTTGCACCTGTGGGTGACAAAACTCATGTCTCAACAAGAGTGATGGGAACATATGGGTACTGTGCACCAGAATATGCCATGAGCGGCAAGTTGACTCTGAAATCTGATATTTATAGCCTTGGTGTGGTTATGTTGGAGCTGATTACTGGGAAGAAGGCAATTGACTGCTCTAAGAGGCCAGGGGAACAGAACCTAGTATCTTGG TCGCACCCATTTTTGAAGGATCGGAGGAAGTTTGTCCAATTAGTTGATCCTCTGTTGCAAGGACGTTTCCCAGTTCGTTGTTTGCATCATGCAATTGCCATTACTGCCATGTGTCTTCAAGAGCAACCAACTTTCCGTCCTCTTATTACTGATATTGTTGTAGCACTTGAGTACTTGGCGTCCCAGAGCCACAAACCTGACCCTCGTAAAGCTGGGGTCCATAGTCCCTTTTCAGCATCACCTTCACAGCAGAACAGGGATATTGTCTCTCAGGATTCTTATTGCAGAATGAGTTCAACTTCTATTTAG
- the LOC126626856 gene encoding probable serine/threonine-protein kinase PBL21 isoform X1, whose product MSCFSCFSPHRKDVSKVEIDNGTRSSAGSGRGRGNSNDSECGRGKGSNGQKNVARSFTFRELAAATKGFREVNLIGEGGFGRVYKGRLDAGQVVAIKQLNHDGVQGFQEFIVEVLMLSLLHHTNLVTLIGYCTDGDQRLLIYEYMPRGSLEDHLFDLSPGQEPLSWDTRIKIAVGAARGLEYLHCKANPPVIYRDLKSANILLDDEFNPKLSDFGLAKLAPVGDKTHVSTRVMGTYGYCAPEYAMSGKLTLKSDIYSLGVVMLELITGKKAIDCSKRPGEQNLVSWSHPFLKDRRKFVQLVDPLLQGRFPVRCLHHAIAITAMCLQEQPTFRPLITDIVVALEYLASQSHKPDPRKAGVHSPFSASPSQQNRDIVSQDSYCRMSSTSI is encoded by the exons ATGAGTTGCTTTAGTTGCTTCAGTCCTCACCGGAAAGATGTTAGCAAGGTCGAAATCGATAACGGCACTCGATCCTCCG CAGGTAGTGGGAGAGGCAGAGGAAATTCCAATGACAGCG AGTGTGGGAGGGGAAAAGGCAGCAACGGACAGAAAAATGTGGCACGGAGTTTCACATTTCGCGAACTTGCAGCAGCCACCAAAGGCTTCAGGGAAGTGAATTTGATTGGGGAAGGAGGTTTTGGAAGAGTTTACAAAGGCCGGCTTGATGCAGGCCAG GTTGTCGCAATTAAACAACTTAATCATGACGGTGTTCAAGGGTTCCAAGAATTCATCGTCGAGGTTCTCATGTTAAGCCTGCTACACCATACAAATCTGGTCACCTTGATTGGCTACTGTACTGACGGAGATCAGAGACTCTTAATCTATGAGTACATGCCAAGGGGTAGCTTGGAAGATCATCTTTTTG ATCTTAGCCCTGGTCAAGAGCCACTGAGTTGGGACACTCGAATTAAGATAGCTGTTGGTGCGGCACGGGGCCTTGAATACCTCCACTGCAAAGCTAACCCACCAGTTATCTACCGTGACTTGAAATCAGCAAATATACTGCTGGATGATGAATTCAATCCAAAGCTTTCAGATTTTGGGCTTGCTAAACTTGCACCTGTGGGTGACAAAACTCATGTCTCAACAAGAGTGATGGGAACATATGGGTACTGTGCACCAGAATATGCCATGAGCGGCAAGTTGACTCTGAAATCTGATATTTATAGCCTTGGTGTGGTTATGTTGGAGCTGATTACTGGGAAGAAGGCAATTGACTGCTCTAAGAGGCCAGGGGAACAGAACCTAGTATCTTGG TCGCACCCATTTTTGAAGGATCGGAGGAAGTTTGTCCAATTAGTTGATCCTCTGTTGCAAGGACGTTTCCCAGTTCGTTGTTTGCATCATGCAATTGCCATTACTGCCATGTGTCTTCAAGAGCAACCAACTTTCCGTCCTCTTATTACTGATATTGTTGTAGCACTTGAGTACTTGGCGTCCCAGAGCCACAAACCTGACCCTCGTAAAGCTGGGGTCCATAGTCCCTTTTCAGCATCACCTTCACAGCAGAACAGGGATATTGTCTCTCAGGATTCTTATTGCAGAATGAGTTCAACTTCTATTTAG